Part of the Halopenitus persicus genome is shown below.
AGACGACCGAGCTGATGGAGTACATGAAGGGCCGCCTGAAGCGGACCCTCCGCAGCGCCGCCTCGATGCACGGCTGCACGGTCGATATCGACGTGATAAGCGAGTCGCCGCGGGCCGACAGCGACCCCGAGCTGGTCGACCACGTCGCGGGCGTGGCCCGCGGGATCGACGGCGTGACCGAGGTCGTGCCGACCGCCGACTTCGGCGCGAGCGAGGACGCGACGTTCCTGATGAAGCGGGTCCAGGAGCACGGAGGGCTCGCGTCCTACCTGATCGTCGGGACCGACCACCCGACCGGCCACCACACGCCGACCTTCGACGTCGACGAGCGGAGCCTCCGGATCGGGACCGACGTGCTGACGGCGGCGATCTGCAGGGTCGAGGACGCGTTCGCTGGCCGAGGTCGATCGCCGACCGAACCGGCGACCGACCGATGACCGGGACGAACGACTCCGGGGCGAGGACGAACGACTCCGGGGCGAGGACGAACGACTCCGGGGCGAGGACGGACGACCTCGAGGTGAGGGATGATGACACGGAGACGGGTGCGGACCGCTCCGCCGCGGACGTTCTCGTCCCCGAGGACGTCCGTGACGCACACGACCGGATCGCCGACGTCGTCCACCGGACGCCGCTCGACGGGTCGACCACGCTCGCCGAGGCCAGCGGCGCGGCGGCGGTCGGACTCAAGCTGGAGAACACCCAGCGGACCGGATCGTTCAAGATCCGCGGCGCGTACAACGCGATGGCCCAGCTCTCGCCGGCCGAGCGCGAGGCGGGCGTCATCGCCGCCAGCGCGGGCAATCACGCGCAGGGCGTCGCGCTCGCGGGCGAGTTGCTGGGGATCGACGCGGAGATCGTCGTTCCCGAGGTGACGCCCGCCTCCAAGATCGAGGCGACGCGCGGGTACGGCGCGACGGTGATCGTCGAGGGCGACATCTACGAGCGCTCCTACGAACACGCCCTCGAGCGCGCCGAGGAGACGGGTCGGACCTTCGTCCACCCCTTCGACGACGCCGCGATCATGGCCGGCCAGGGGACGGTCGGCCTCGAGATCGCCGAGCAGATGCCCGACGTCGACACGGTCCTCGTCTCGATCGGCGGCGGCGGGCTGATCTCCGGGATCGCGACCGCGCTGCCGGCCGCACTCGACGACGACGTCCGCGTGGTCGGCGTCCAGCCGGAGGGGGCGCTCCACGCCAAGCCCTCCCTCGAGCGCGATGCGATCCACGAACTGCCGGACGTCGACACGGTCGCGGAGGGGATCGCCGACACCCGGCTTCTCGAGCGAACGTGGACCGTGCTCCGGGAACGCGTCGACGACGTGGTCGCCGTGTCCGACCGCGAGCTCGCCGTCGCCGTCACCCTGTTGGCCGAACGCGCCAAGACGGTCGCGGAGGCCGCCGGCGCCGCCCCGGTCGCCGCGCTGCGATCCGACGCCCTCGACGTGACCGACGAGCACGTCGCTACGGTGGTCTCCGGCGGGAACGTCAACCTCACCGAACACGCCGAACTGACGCGAACCGGCCTGATCGAGCTGGGCCGCTACGCCGAGGCGCGCCTCCACGTCGACGGTTGGCCGACCGCGATCGCCGACGTCGCCGAGACGATCGCGTCCCACGGCGCCGAGCTGGACGGCCTCGAACGCGACGACCGGAGCGCGGTCGACCACCCCAATCGCGTTCCCGTGACGGTCGGGATCGAGGGCAGCGGCCCCGAGCATCTGCGGGAGGTCCTCGACGCGCTCGCGTCGCTGGAGGCGGTCGAGGTGGCCGACGAATCGCTCGTGGACCGCGATCCGGACGTCGAGCGTCGGTAGCCCGAACGGGGTCCGGACCGCGGTTCGAGGCTTCGGCTCGTGCGTGCCACCGCCCGACCGGTCAGAGGGCCGGCGACGACCGGGATGGACGACGCGTCTCCCGATTCACCCGCGATGATCCGGCTTAATTCGGGATAAAGATCCCTGCAATCGCCTGAATTCGGGTTCACGTTTTTACCCCCTTATCTGGGTGGCCGTCCGAGCGGCGGATGCAATGAACGCGAAACGACCCATCACGATCGCGATCGCGGCGATGTTCCTGATCGGCGGCGTGGCGGCGGTCGGTGCCGCCAGTCCGGCCGACGCGGCGGATCAACACGCGACCAACGCATCGAACGGGACGACACCTGAGGCTACCACGCCGAACGAGACGGCGCACGATGGCGAGAACGAGACGGCACACGACGGTGAGAACGTGAGCGACGAACGCGCGGGGAACGCCGACGAACGCGCGGGGAACGCCGACGAACGCGCTGATACCGCGGATGGCGTCGGACCGAACGCCGGCCTGCCCGAACAGGTCCCCGACCGAGTGGGCGAGATCCACGACACCATCGATTCGTTCCGAAACGGCTCGATCGACGGGCTCGGAGACTCGTTGAGTGACCTGCTGTCGGGCGAGGATGCGGCCGACGGGAACGCTGACGACGCCACCGAGACCGACGGTAGTGACGCCACCGAAACCGACGGTAGTGACGCCACCGAAACCGACGATGAAAACGGCGCCGAGGAAACGGCATAGCGCTTGAGACTTCAATCCGGATAACCACAGGAAATACTATGAGTGATCTACCAATGGACAGACGGACGTATCTCACGGGCGCGGCGACGGCTGGAACGATCGGCTTCGCGGGCTGTCTCGGCGGCGGCGGCGAAACCGGGACGCTCGCGGCGCAGGTCACTGACCAGCCGGGCGACATCGCGGACTTCGAATCGTGCGTCGTCACCATCGTCGGGATGTGGCTCGGGACCGGCGATGCCGGAACCGAAAACCCCGAAACCGAAGATTCCGGAACCGAAGACGCCGAAACCGAAGCCGATGCGGACGACGCGGACGAGGAGTCCGGCCGCGAGTACTACGAGTACGACGAGCCGCAGGAGGCGGACCTCGTCGACCTGCAGGGCGACAGCACGCAGCTGGTCGACGAGCGCGAGATCGACGTCGCCACCTACGAGTACCTCCAGCTGGACACCGACGGCGTCGACGCGACCCTCGATGGGGGGGACTCCGCGACCGTCGAGGTTCCGGGCGAGGCGCCGCTGACGTTCAACCGGGAGTTCGAGATCCGAGCGGACGCCCGCACGGTCTTCACCGCCGACTTCACCCCGGTTCGGCGTGGACGAACCGGCAAGTACCTCCTGCAACCCGTTCCCGACGGGATCACCGTCGAGTACGAGGACGAGTAACGCCCGGAGCGTGAGCCTCGAATGAACTGGAAACACGGTCTGACCGTCGGAATCGTCGTGCTCGCTCTCGCCGTCGCAGTCGGAGCGGCGGTGTATACCGGCGTCGGGCCCGCCCCCGGAAGCGATTCGGGCGAGCCCATCGAGGAGTTTCCCACGGAGGAGCCGTCCACGGAACAGCCGGAAGACGACGACGCGTCGACCACGACGTCGACACCCGACACGGAGCCGTTCTCGTTCACGATCGACGAGACCGAGGAGTGCGGGACGACCTGTCGGGACGTCACCGCGACGCTGTACAACGAGCAGGACGAGACCGCGACCGGAACCACCACGTACATCCGGATCTTCGCGGGCGAGGACAACGTCGACACGGACGACGTCGTCTGGGAGGGGACCGTGGACGTCGGCACGCTCGAGGCCGGCGCGTCCCACACGACGACCGAGCGCGTCGAACTCTCGCTGCAGGAGGCACGAAAGGTCGACCGGAACGACGGCTGGATCACCATTCAAACGACCGTCGAATCGGACGACACGACGGTGACGTTCCGGAACAGCGAACGGGTGGCCTGAAGGACCACCGGGCCGGTGGCTCGGGAGTCGTCCCGCAGCCCTGAACGGCCACCGTTTTTATAAACCGGAGCGGCTGATCGCTTGACGCTTTATAAACCGCGAGCGATCGCGGACGGACGATTCCCTACGCCGTCGCCGCGGCCGTGTCCGCGGCCTCGACCGCCTCGAGGAAGATGGAGGTGCCGAGCTCGATCTCGCGTTCGGTCGCGTCCAGCGGGGGGAGCAGCCGGATCGTCTTCTTCCCGCAGCCGAGCGTGAGCAGGCCGCGCTCGAGCGCCTCGGCGACCACGGCATCGCGGCGGTCCGCGGTGTCGAACTCCACGGCGAGCATCAGGCCCTTGCCGCGAACGTCCACGACGGAGTCGGGCGCGTCGTCGCCGAGCAGCTCCCGTGCCTGCCGGCCGCGGTCGGTCGCGTTCGCGAGCAGGTCGTGTTCCGCGATCGCCTCGAGGGTGAACGAGCCCATCATCGAGGCGAGCACGTCGCCGCCGCCGAACGTGGAGCCGAGGCGGTTCTTCTCGCTCGGGAAGACGTCCGACCGGGAGATCGTCGCGCCCACGCGCAGCGCCTTCGCGCTCGCGATGACGTCGGGCTCGACGGGGTAGTGGTCGACCGCCCACATCTCGCCGGTCCGGCCGATCCCCGACTGGATCTCGTCGACCACCAGCGGGATGTCGTACTCGTCGCTGACCGCGCCGACCTCGGCCATGAACTCCTCGCTGGGGAATCGGTAGCCGCCGACGCCCTGGATCGGCTCGAGGATCAGGAACGCGATCTCGGCGGGGTCGACGTGGCCGCCCTCCGGCGCGAGCGCGTTCCGGAGCTGTGACCCCGCGCCGCCGTCGGTGAAGAACCCGCACTCGCAGGTCGCCGACGAACAGCCGCGGTCGTCGCAGAACGGGACCGTTCGGATGCCGGCGATCTCCGGGTAGTGGCGGGTGTAGACCTCCTTCGACCGGGTGACCGAGAGCGTGCCGAGCGTCCGCCCGTGGAAGCTGCCGGAGAACGCGTAGCCGTATTTGGCGGCCGGCGTGGCGTCGTGGGTGATCTTCATCGCGTTCTCGACCGCCTCCGCCCCGGAGTTCGAGAGGAAGACCGTGTCCATCCCGTAGTGGCTCGAGACGTCCGTCAGTTGCTCCATCAGGTGGCTCGATCCGGGAAACGGCGCGTCCTCGGGGTCCGGCCCCGATCCGAAGTACATGTCCTGGCCGGCGATCTTCATCGGCTCGACGAGGTCGAACTCTCGGAGCTTTCCGAGGACCTTCTCGTTGTTGTATCCCAGGGGCGCCGCCCCGATGTGACAGGTGAAATCCAGCAGGACGTTTCCGTCGACGTCGGTCACGAACGGCCCGTCGGCCTCCGCGGTGACGTCCCAGACGAACTCGTGGGAGTACTCGCTGGGCGCCGCGTGCTCCCCGTGGAAGCTCACCCAGCGCTCGGCGTTCGGCCCCGGCAGTGCGTCCGCGTCGGGCTCGGCGGTATCCCTATCCATACACAAATAGTGTATACCGCATACATTAAATGTTAGTATCGGGCGGGGATCTTCGAACCGGAACCCATCGATCCGCGACCGCCCAGGAGGGGCGATCACCGGCGGGCGGTCAGTCGCCGGTCAGTCGCCGGTCAGTCGTCGTCACTCAGCTCGGCCGCCGACGGTTCGTTCTTGGGACCGGCTCCGAACAGCCAGGAGTCCTCCTGCAACAGCACTCGGCTGCCGTCGGAGACGAACTCCCGGATGAGGCCGATCATCGTGAACAGGCAGACGAACGCGAACGGCGTGCCGGTGATGATCGCCGCGGACTGCAGGGCGTTGACGCCGCCGAGCGTCATCAGGATCGCGGCCATCATTCCGAGGAGGACGCCCCAGAAGACCCGGTTGATGTTCGAGGGTTCGGCCTTGCCGCCGGTCGTCATCATCGAGACGGCCAGCGTCGAGGAGTCGGCGGAGGTGATGAAGAAGGTGGTCACCAGTATCATGAACGCGAGGATGAAGACCGTTCCCAACGGGAACGTCTCGAAGAGAATGAACCCGGAGACCTCCGCGCCGGCCTCGCCCGCGATGACCGCGCCGAAGTCGGCGATCCCGTTGTGGTGGCTCCAGACGGCGGTGCCGCCGACGAAGATGAACCACGGGATGGAGGCCGCCGAGGTCGCGGCGATCCCGGTGAAGGCCACTTCACGGACGGTTCGACCCTTCGAGATCCGTGCGATGAACAGACCGGCGAACGGGGACCACGAGAGCGCCCACGCCCAGTAGAAGACGGTCCAGGAGTTCATCCACGTGGTCCCCCCGTCGACCCCCGCACCGGTGAACAGGCTCATCGCGACGAAGTCGTTGAACATCCCGCCGAGCGCCTGCGTCCCGACCAACACGAGGAACGCCGTCGGCCCCACGATCAGGGTCGCGACCATCAGGATCACGAACAGGATCATGTTGAAGTTCGAGAGCCGCCGGATGCCCCGGTCGACCCCGAGCACCATCGAGATCGTAAACGCGAGCGTCATGGCGGTCACCACGAGGATGATCCCGGTCGTGCCCAGGTCGATCCCCCACTGGTACTGGAGTCCCTCGATGAATTGGCTGCCGATGAACCCCAGCGACGTCGCCACGCCGCCGATCGTCGCGAACACCGCCATCACGTCGACGACCTTCGCGATCGGGCCATCGAGGTTTTTACGGCCCAAAAGCGGCGTCAGCGCCGAGGAGACCCGCAGCGGGACGTCCTCGTAGTTGTACGCGTAGTAGCCGATCCCGATCCCCATGATCGTAAACACGGCCAGCTGCGGGACGGCCCAGTGGAACAACGTCTGCTGGATGGCGATCGTCATCGCCTCCGCGGTCCCGCCCTCCACGTCGAACAGCGGCGAGGGATTCGCGTAGTAGAACAGGGCCTCGGTCGGTCCCCAGAAGACGACGCCGGCGGCGAAGCCGGCCGAATACAGCATCGCGAAAAAGGAGAAGAAGCTGTACTCGGGCGATTCGTCGCCGAACCGGAGCCGCCCCCACGGCCCGAGGATCAGGTACACGAGGAAGGTGACGACGAGGAAGACGATGACCAGCAGCGCCCAGTTGAGGTACGAGTACATCACCGTTTCCCCGGCCGCGATCCCCCGTTGTACGAGCCCCGGATCGAGGAAGTACAACAGGATCAGCCCGATCGTCAGCCCCGCTCCGAACAGGAACACGACCGGGTCCAACTCCTCGCGGAACCGGCCGATCGCGCCGTCGGGCTCGCCGGCCCCGTCGACGTCGCTCATCGTCGACCACCTCCGGACTCGAACCCTTCGGCCCGTTCAGTCCCGCGAGACGGCGGTTCGATGCACCGTGTTCGTCCCCATTCATCCATCGTGTCGAGTGATGGCATACCCAACAGATCGTATGTTTATGACATAAACGTTTCCCTATATCTGTTAGTGGTATCTACGAATTGTGTAGATACTCCGCGAAGGGGAACCGATTCACGAGCGAAACCACGGAAAAACGGCACGACAACCGGATCGAAATCGGGTCCGGCCGGACTCGGGCTCGACCGACCGGATCCGCACTCCGATCGGCGACCCGACGGCCCGGCGGTATCAGGGACGGTTCGTCAGTTCCTCGACGGCGCGCTCGCGCTCGGCCTCGCTCTCGTTGACCTTCCGCACGAACTCGCCGACGTTGTCCTTGATGGTCTCGCGCGT
Proteins encoded:
- the ilvA gene encoding threonine ammonia-lyase encodes the protein MRDDDTETGADRSAADVLVPEDVRDAHDRIADVVHRTPLDGSTTLAEASGAAAVGLKLENTQRTGSFKIRGAYNAMAQLSPAEREAGVIAASAGNHAQGVALAGELLGIDAEIVVPEVTPASKIEATRGYGATVIVEGDIYERSYEHALERAEETGRTFVHPFDDAAIMAGQGTVGLEIAEQMPDVDTVLVSIGGGGLISGIATALPAALDDDVRVVGVQPEGALHAKPSLERDAIHELPDVDTVAEGIADTRLLERTWTVLRERVDDVVAVSDRELAVAVTLLAERAKTVAEAAGAAPVAALRSDALDVTDEHVATVVSGGNVNLTEHAELTRTGLIELGRYAEARLHVDGWPTAIADVAETIASHGAELDGLERDDRSAVDHPNRVPVTVGIEGSGPEHLREVLDALASLEAVEVADESLVDRDPDVERR
- a CDS encoding aminotransferase class III-fold pyridoxal phosphate-dependent enzyme, translated to MDRDTAEPDADALPGPNAERWVSFHGEHAAPSEYSHEFVWDVTAEADGPFVTDVDGNVLLDFTCHIGAAPLGYNNEKVLGKLREFDLVEPMKIAGQDMYFGSGPDPEDAPFPGSSHLMEQLTDVSSHYGMDTVFLSNSGAEAVENAMKITHDATPAAKYGYAFSGSFHGRTLGTLSVTRSKEVYTRHYPEIAGIRTVPFCDDRGCSSATCECGFFTDGGAGSQLRNALAPEGGHVDPAEIAFLILEPIQGVGGYRFPSEEFMAEVGAVSDEYDIPLVVDEIQSGIGRTGEMWAVDHYPVEPDVIASAKALRVGATISRSDVFPSEKNRLGSTFGGGDVLASMMGSFTLEAIAEHDLLANATDRGRQARELLGDDAPDSVVDVRGKGLMLAVEFDTADRRDAVVAEALERGLLTLGCGKKTIRLLPPLDATEREIELGTSIFLEAVEAADTAAATA
- a CDS encoding DUF4382 domain-containing protein; the encoded protein is MSDLPMDRRTYLTGAATAGTIGFAGCLGGGGETGTLAAQVTDQPGDIADFESCVVTIVGMWLGTGDAGTENPETEDSGTEDAETEADADDADEESGREYYEYDEPQEADLVDLQGDSTQLVDEREIDVATYEYLQLDTDGVDATLDGGDSATVEVPGEAPLTFNREFEIRADARTVFTADFTPVRRGRTGKYLLQPVPDGITVEYEDE
- a CDS encoding BCCT family transporter — its product is MSDVDGAGEPDGAIGRFREELDPVVFLFGAGLTIGLILLYFLDPGLVQRGIAAGETVMYSYLNWALLVIVFLVVTFLVYLILGPWGRLRFGDESPEYSFFSFFAMLYSAGFAAGVVFWGPTEALFYYANPSPLFDVEGGTAEAMTIAIQQTLFHWAVPQLAVFTIMGIGIGYYAYNYEDVPLRVSSALTPLLGRKNLDGPIAKVVDVMAVFATIGGVATSLGFIGSQFIEGLQYQWGIDLGTTGIILVVTAMTLAFTISMVLGVDRGIRRLSNFNMILFVILMVATLIVGPTAFLVLVGTQALGGMFNDFVAMSLFTGAGVDGGTTWMNSWTVFYWAWALSWSPFAGLFIARISKGRTVREVAFTGIAATSAASIPWFIFVGGTAVWSHHNGIADFGAVIAGEAGAEVSGFILFETFPLGTVFILAFMILVTTFFITSADSSTLAVSMMTTGGKAEPSNINRVFWGVLLGMMAAILMTLGGVNALQSAAIITGTPFAFVCLFTMIGLIREFVSDGSRVLLQEDSWLFGAGPKNEPSAAELSDDD